In bacterium, the genomic stretch TTCTCGAGCCAGTCTGTCACCATCGAAGTAGCCAAGTGCTCAGCGTCGTCACAGATTTGAAGGAGCGCTGGTGATAGACCTCGAATAATTGGAAGCCAGGCGGCAATGTGGTCAGGATTCTGCTTGAGGTCTTCGGTGGCATCTCGGAACTGTTTTCGTATCGCTGCCGCTGGAGCAGTCCTTGGACCTTCTGGCGTGGCGATAGTCATCTGAGGGTCGATTGGCCCCAGTTGTGAGTGATCCCCCAATACGATCTCATCGGCTGCCATGGCCATCATGGTTGCCGCTGACATTGCGGCCACCGGAACAATGACCCGAAGACCTGGGAATCGCCCACGTATGTATTCGACTATCGACTCTGCGGCTTCTGCAGTGCCTCTAGGAGAGTGAAGGATCAGGTCGATTGGTCGTTCTCGGTCGAGGCCGTGGACCACTTCCATGAACGCACCAACATCTGGATCTAGAGAGATTTGGGTGTCGTCTGGTGCTGCTCCTGGGGGTGGTGCGAAGCCAGCGGTTTCGTAGAGGATGAGGGATCGCTCGGTATAGTCAGCAAGGTCGCGCATGTAGCGGCGTCGTACCCCGTCAAAGTCAGGCGGCCCGTTTCCTGCCTGGCTATTGATCAGCTCTTTTTCTACTTGTCCCCAGGTGGCCACCGGGTAACTCTATATTGCGGGCATGTACTTTCCGGTGGACGAAGAAGATGAGATAGTGACTGTGTAACTCATCTGGCCTTGCGCGGCCGAATAGGCAGCCATGGCCGACTCGTATAGCTGCACGGCCTCGATTATTCCGGCTGGGGCTTCGAGGTCGTCAAGTGGCACTTCAGCGATTTCCCTGCTTATGGCACCTTCACTATCGTTGTACGTGGTCACCACTCACCTCCTAGAAGGTAGAATGTAGCGATTGTAACGGTGAGTCGTGTCATCAATTGCTCCAATAATCCTAGTGGCACATGCTCAATGCCGTCTGGCTAACTGTCGTCGCCGTTGCCGTTGACGCTGACGGGGACCTCGTTGGGGAAGTGGCAGGCCACGTAGTGGTCTTCGGAAATCTCCCGCAGCACCGGCTCCTCGGTTGAGCAAACGTCTTGCACCTTCTCGCACCGGGTTCTGAACCGGCACCCCGACGGGGGGTTGATGGGCGATGGAAGCTCGCCCTCGATCTGGCGATCGGACACCGGGTGATCGGGGTCGGGTTCGGGGATCGAGGCCAGCAGCACATCGGTGTAGGGGTGGGCGGGGTGGGCGTAGAGGGCGTCGGGCCCGGCCACCTCGCACACCTTGCCCAGATACATCACCACAACCCGGTCGGAGACGTTCTTGACCACGGCCAGGTCGTGGGCGATGAACACCAGAGTCAGCCCGTAGCGGTCTTTCATCTCTTCCAGGAGGTTCAGGATTTGGGCCTGCACCGACACGTCCAGCGCCGACACCGGCTCGTCGCAGATGATCACCTTGGGGTCGAGCACCAGGGCCCGGGCGATGCAGATGCGCTGGCACTGGCCCCCCGAGAACTGATGGGGGCGGCGGTCGGAGACAACCTCGGGGTCGAGCCCGACCGCATCGAGCACCTCGTTCACCTTCTGATTGGCCATATCCCCGGAATCGTTGTGCCAGATGGACAGGCCCTCGGCCACGATGTCCTTCACCTTGCGCCGGGGGTTCAGAGACGAGATCGGATCCTGGAAGATCATCTGCATCCGGGTGCGGGTGCGGCGCAGCTCCTCTTTGGATAGCTCGGTCATCTCCACGCCGTCGAAGCGCACCGACCCTGCGGTGGGCGAGGGAAGCTGCATCATGGCCCGTCCGGTGGTGGACTTGCCGCAGCCCGACTCGCCGACCAACCCCAAGGTCTCGCCCTCGAGTATGTCGAAGCTGATGCCCGACACCGCATGCACCACCGCCCGGCGTCCGGCGGGGAACTCCATCACCAGATCTTCCACGGTGACCAGGGCTTCGTCGCCCCTCATGTGGACTTTGCCTGTTCCAGCCATTCGTTCGTCCTCCTCGGATTGGTGAAAGCCGGACTACGAGACCGCGGCGGCGGTCAGATCAAGACCGGCGGCGGTGATACCCGTCGCCTGGTTGGCGGCCAGCGCCTCGGCGTTCTCCGGCGATCCCACTGGATAGAAGCAGGCCTGTTTGTGGCCGGTCTGGCCGGTGTCGAACAGTTCTGGCTCCTCGGTTGTGCACTGCTCCTGGGCGTAGCGGCACCGAGGGGCGAACCGGCAACCCACCAGCTCCAGCACCATGTCGGGCGGGCGGCCGCTGATGGCGTCCAGCCGGGTGTGGCTCTGGTGCTCCACTCGGGGGATCGACTTGAACAGCGCCTCGGTGTAGGGGTGGTTCATGTGGTGGAACAGCGTGGTGGTGTCGGCGGTCTCCACCATCTTTCCGGCGTACATCACCCCGATGCGACGCGCTCGGCCGGCCACCACGCCCAAGTCGTGGGTGATGAGGATCATGGCCATACCCAGCTCCTCCTGGAGCGAGGCCAACAAGTCGAGGATCTGCTTCTGCACGGTCACGTCCAGCGCGGTGGTGGGCTCGTCGGCAATCAGCAGCTTGGGGTTACAGGCCAAGGCGATGGCGATGGTGACCCGCTGGCGCATTCCGCCCGAGAGCTGGTGGGGGTACTCCTTGAGCCGCTTACGGGGTTCGGGGATGCCCACCTGGATCATCAGCTCGAGTGCTCGCTCCATGGCCTCCTGCTTGGATGCCCCGAGGTGGTAGCGGATGGACTCGGTGATCTGGATGCCCACCTTCTTGACCGGGTTCAGCGATGTCATGGGGTCTTGGAAGATCATCGCCATCTGGGTGCCCCAGAAGTGCTTTGCCTCGCTGCGGCTCAGTTGGCGGGTGTCCTTGCCGTCGAAGATCACCTTTGAGCCGTC encodes the following:
- a CDS encoding ATP-binding cassette domain-containing protein produces the protein MAGTGKVHMRGDEALVTVEDLVMEFPAGRRAVVHAVSGISFDILEGETLGLVGESGCGKSTTGRAMMQLPSPTAGSVRFDGVEMTELSKEELRRTRTRMQMIFQDPISSLNPRRKVKDIVAEGLSIWHNDSGDMANQKVNEVLDAVGLDPEVVSDRRPHQFSGGQCQRICIARALVLDPKVIICDEPVSALDVSVQAQILNLLEEMKDRYGLTLVFIAHDLAVVKNVSDRVVVMYLGKVCEVAGPDALYAHPAHPYTDVLLASIPEPDPDHPVSDRQIEGELPSPINPPSGCRFRTRCEKVQDVCSTEEPVLREISEDHYVACHFPNEVPVSVNGNGDDS
- a CDS encoding ABC transporter ATP-binding protein; amino-acid sequence: MESERPLLEVENLRTYFDTPRGILKAVDGVSFSLAKGETIGIVGESGSGKSVLVRSIMNILTSNAIVPDGSKVIFDGKDTRQLSRSEAKHFWGTQMAMIFQDPMTSLNPVKKVGIQITESIRYHLGASKQEAMERALELMIQVGIPEPRKRLKEYPHQLSGGMRQRVTIAIALACNPKLLIADEPTTALDVTVQKQILDLLASLQEELGMAMILITHDLGVVAGRARRIGVMYAGKMVETADTTTLFHHMNHPYTEALFKSIPRVEHQSHTRLDAISGRPPDMVLELVGCRFAPRCRYAQEQCTTEEPELFDTGQTGHKQACFYPVGSPENAEALAANQATGITAAGLDLTAAAVS
- a CDS encoding serine protease is translated as MATWGQVEKELINSQAGNGPPDFDGVRRRYMRDLADYTERSLILYETAGFAPPPGAAPDDTQISLDPDVGAFMEVVHGLDRERPIDLILHSPRGTAEAAESIVEYIRGRFPGLRVIVPVAAMSAATMMAMAADEIVLGDHSQLGPIDPQMTIATPEGPRTAPAAAIRKQFRDATEDLKQNPDHIAAWLPIIRGLSPALLQICDDAEHLATSMVTDWLEKYMFASEDDARAKAEAVARVLSDYDQHMSHGRRLGKAQLRDLGLRVVDLEEDDKLQDLVLSIHHSVNHLMNHTGTVKIVENHLGKAFIRRVGQIAVPVQQGPPPKPPRVQSQKEIQPRPRKKKR